A stretch of the Planktothricoides raciborskii GIHE-MW2 genome encodes the following:
- a CDS encoding FG-GAP-like repeat-containing protein: MSTINHITNPNSPQEKYGGPGAAAHLSGQRRELVIIDPTVSDYQSLAAGVKPATFVHILDPNRDGIEQINEILEERKEGRGERKESIFSLPPHPSSSPSSLSPLSLHLISHGSPGTLYLGNSTLELGNLEKYRSQLQKWHIAHLYIYGCQVAAGDAGAEFLQKLHHITQTSIYANPHLTGNTALGGTWELQQIHPCPPVGERSRTAAPLLDGGSPSPLSPHTLTTYPHTLGFSAQTTFAVGDSPVSVTVGDFNGDKKQDLAVANFYSANVSVLLGDGSGGFSPQTTFAVGDRPLSVTVGDFNGDKNQDLAVANFGSANVSVLLGDGSGGFSAQTTFAVGANPLFVTVGDFNNDNNQDLAVANGGSDNVSVLLGDGSGGFSAQTTFAVGANPVSVTVGDFNGDEKQDLAVANRFSDNVSVLLRDGSGGFSAQTTFAVGDDPQSVTVGDFNGDKKQDLAVTNVSDDNVSVLLGDGSGGFSTQTTFAAGGDSFSVTVGDFNGDGKQDLAVTNVSDDNVSVLLGDGSGGFSTQTTFAAGRYSFSVTVGDFDGDGKQDLAVANGGNNNVSVLLNNPPKITSVTATTANGSYKAGDTIAITVTFDAAVTVDTTGGTPRLQLETGTTDQYATYDSGNGGNILTFNYVVQVGDSSADLEYFSTTALELNGGTIKDNLTVDAILTLPALGSGNSLGGSKAIVIDTVAPTLTPVTIASNNANTALAKVGDAVTVAFTASETLGGTPTVTIGGQTATVTNSGNNYTATYTLQAADTEGNLPINITFTNAAGNAGTAVTATTNSSSVTFDQTAPTVALTSTAATPVNGLFTVTATFSENVTGFDISDITVGNGTASNFMAVNATTYTFDVTPAADGSVTVDVAASSATDSAGNNNIAATQLTRTADINDIPTLSDITKTGLEDTDITFAATDFTDKFSDLEKDSLSKIKITSLPDNGTLKLNGTAVTAAQEINAADLGKLTFTPNADFNGNVSFTWNGSDGKTYAVAAAKVDLIISNVDEPPVDEPPVNSGLFTVSPSQVLPFTGLSSILPSESSNNSQNNTTLPEPSAIPPEPTIDLVNISFTAVGADSADNIDGTPNDDVISGQSGNDVIRGLPGRDALFGNDGDDEIYGNQGADLLLGNQGKDIIYGGQGNDLAMGGQNDDLIYGDLGSDTLIGDLGDDKLFGGSSSPGSVASDAGDLLFGKDGNDFLQGNAGDDSIFGGNGDDTARGGQGDDLIHGDAGADILYGDKGNDSLTGNADNDVFYGGEGNDFLWGGDGEDFLFGDEGDDTLIGNADKDYFVLQSSFGSDTILDFTNGIDLIGLAGGLTFDQLSITGSNGNTLIASGNELLATLTGVDVGLIDSADFTLMV, from the coding sequence ATGTCTACAATCAATCACATCACCAACCCCAACTCACCCCAGGAAAAATATGGCGGCCCGGGCGCCGCTGCCCACCTTAGTGGGCAGCGGCGCGAATTGGTCATCATTGACCCCACCGTATCCGACTATCAAAGTCTCGCTGCCGGAGTCAAACCGGCCACCTTTGTCCATATCCTCGACCCCAACCGGGACGGTATCGAGCAAATCAATGAAATCCTTGAAGAGAGAAAAGAGGGGAGAGGAGAGAGAAAAGAGAGTATCTTTTCTCTTCCCCCTCATCCCTCCTCTTCCCCCTCTTCTCTCTCTCCTCTTTCTCTGCACCTAATCTCCCACGGGTCACCGGGAACCCTCTACCTAGGCAACAGCACCCTAGAACTGGGCAACCTAGAAAAATATCGCTCCCAACTGCAAAAGTGGCACATCGCCCATCTATATATATATGGATGTCAAGTAGCTGCCGGTGATGCCGGGGCAGAATTCCTGCAAAAACTACATCACATCACCCAAACCTCAATCTACGCCAACCCCCACCTCACCGGCAACACCGCATTAGGCGGCACCTGGGAACTGCAACAAATTCACCCCTGCCCCCCGGTCGGTGAGCGAAGCCGAACCGCTGCTCCCCTGCTCGATGGCGGCTCCCCCTCCCCCCTCTCCCCCCACACCCTCACCACCTACCCCCACACCCTCGGCTTCAGCGCCCAAACCACCTTTGCTGTGGGAGACAGTCCGGTTTCCGTCACCGTAGGAGACTTTAACGGCGATAAAAAACAGGACTTGGCGGTAGCGAACTTTTACAGCGCCAACGTCTCAGTCCTGTTAGGGGACGGCAGTGGCGGCTTCAGCCCCCAAACCACCTTTGCCGTGGGAGACCGTCCGCTATCCGTCACCGTAGGAGACTTTAACGGCGATAAAAATCAGGACTTGGCGGTAGCGAACTTTGGCAGCGCCAACGTCTCAGTCCTGTTAGGGGACGGCAGTGGCGGCTTCAGCGCCCAAACCACCTTTGCCGTGGGAGCCAATCCGCTGTTCGTCACCGTAGGAGACTTTAACAACGATAACAATCAGGACTTGGCGGTAGCGAACGGTGGCAGCGACAACGTCTCAGTCCTGTTAGGGGACGGCAGTGGCGGCTTCAGCGCCCAAACCACCTTTGCCGTGGGAGCCAATCCGGTTTCCGTCACCGTAGGAGACTTTAACGGCGATGAAAAACAGGACTTAGCGGTAGCGAACCGTTTCAGCGACAACGTCTCAGTCCTGTTAAGGGACGGCAGTGGCGGTTTCAGCGCCCAAACCACCTTTGCCGTGGGAGACGATCCGCAGTCCGTCACCGTAGGAGACTTTAACGGCGATAAAAAACAGGACTTGGCGGTAACGAACGTTAGCGACGACAACGTCTCAGTCCTGTTAGGGGACGGCAGTGGCGGCTTCAGCACCCAAACCACCTTTGCTGCGGGAGGAGATTCGTTTTCCGTCACCGTAGGAGACTTTAACGGCGATGGCAAACAGGACTTGGCGGTAACGAACGTTAGCGACGACAACGTCTCAGTCCTGTTAGGGGACGGCAGTGGCGGCTTCAGCACCCAAACCACCTTTGCTGCGGGAAGATATTCGTTTTCCGTTACCGTAGGAGACTTTGACGGCGATGGCAAACAGGACTTAGCGGTAGCGAACGGTGGCAACAACAACGTCTCAGTCCTGCTAAACAATCCCCCCAAAATTACCTCAGTCACCGCCACCACTGCTAATGGTAGTTACAAAGCCGGTGACACCATTGCTATTACCGTTACCTTTGATGCGGCTGTCACGGTTGATACAACAGGTGGCACCCCCCGCCTGCAACTAGAAACCGGCACCACTGACCAATATGCTACTTATGATAGTGGTAATGGCGGTAATATCCTCACCTTTAACTATGTAGTGCAAGTTGGGGATAGTTCTGCGGACTTAGAATATTTCAGCACCACTGCCCTAGAGCTAAATGGGGGGACGATTAAAGATAATTTAACTGTAGATGCCATCTTAACCCTCCCTGCCTTAGGTTCTGGCAACTCCCTCGGTGGCAGCAAAGCCATAGTTATTGATACAGTTGCCCCCACCTTAACCCCAGTCACCATTGCATCCAATAATGCCAACACCGCATTAGCCAAAGTTGGGGATGCAGTGACAGTTGCTTTTACCGCCAGTGAAACCCTCGGTGGTACACCCACTGTCACCATTGGTGGTCAAACTGCCACAGTGACGAATAGCGGGAACAACTACACCGCCACTTATACTCTGCAAGCCGCAGATACCGAAGGAAATTTACCGATTAATATTACCTTTACGAATGCTGCGGGCAATGCGGGAACGGCGGTAACGGCTACTACCAACTCCAGTAGTGTCACTTTTGATCAAACTGCCCCAACTGTTGCTTTAACTTCCACTGCTGCAACTCCTGTTAACGGGTTATTTACGGTTACTGCCACTTTCAGTGAAAATGTCACCGGTTTTGATATCTCAGATATCACAGTTGGCAACGGAACTGCCAGTAACTTTATGGCAGTTAACGCCACTACTTACACCTTTGATGTTACTCCCGCTGCTGATGGTTCGGTGACAGTAGATGTTGCTGCTTCTTCAGCAACGGATAGTGCAGGTAATAATAATATTGCTGCCACTCAGTTGACCCGGACAGCGGATATTAACGATATCCCCACTCTGAGTGATATCACCAAAACTGGCCTTGAAGATACGGATATCACTTTTGCTGCCACTGACTTTACGGATAAATTCTCAGACCTAGAAAAAGATAGCTTATCCAAAATTAAAATAACTTCACTTCCCGATAACGGCACTTTGAAGTTAAACGGAACTGCTGTCACTGCTGCCCAAGAAATTAATGCCGCTGATTTGGGTAAATTAACCTTTACTCCCAATGCTGACTTTAATGGCAATGTCAGCTTTACTTGGAATGGTTCTGACGGCAAGACTTATGCTGTTGCTGCGGCTAAAGTTGACCTGATAATCAGCAATGTTGATGAACCTCCGGTTGATGAACCTCCGGTTAACAGCGGTCTATTCACCGTTTCTCCCAGTCAAGTTCTGCCTTTCACTGGTCTGAGCAGTATTTTGCCCTCAGAAAGCAGTAATAATAGCCAAAATAATACTACTTTACCCGAACCTTCGGCTATTCCTCCCGAACCCACTATTGATTTAGTCAATATTTCCTTTACTGCCGTAGGAGCCGATAGTGCAGATAATATTGATGGCACACCTAATGATGATGTAATTAGTGGTCAAAGTGGCAATGATGTGATCCGTGGTTTGCCCGGACGAGATGCCCTATTTGGTAATGATGGAGATGACGAAATTTATGGCAACCAAGGGGCAGATTTGTTGCTGGGTAATCAAGGTAAAGACATTATCTATGGTGGTCAAGGCAATGATTTAGCAATGGGTGGTCAAAATGATGACTTAATCTATGGCGATTTAGGTAGCGATACCTTGATTGGTGATTTAGGTGATGACAAATTATTTGGGGGCTCATCTAGCCCTGGTTCAGTCGCTAGTGATGCCGGTGATTTGCTATTCGGAAAAGATGGCAATGATTTCCTGCAAGGCAATGCGGGAGATGACTCCATTTTCGGTGGCAATGGGGATGATACCGCCCGTGGTGGTCAGGGTGATGACCTAATTCATGGTGATGCGGGCGCTGATATTTTATATGGCGATAAGGGCAATGATAGCCTGACCGGAAATGCCGATAATGATGTGTTTTATGGCGGCGAAGGGAATGATTTCCTCTGGGGAGGAGATGGTGAAGATTTCCTATTTGGAGATGAAGGCGATGAT
- a CDS encoding TIGR03032 family protein: MQSTSPSLTSDREFIPWVQQQNISLAFTTYQTNWLAFIGVNPETGGIYAFQRQFNRAMGLYCTPDRLYLSSKYQLWQLDNVLQPGQFYQGRDRLFIPRIAYTTGDIDVHDVAVTETGELIFISTLLNCLATTSDRHSCKPLWKPPFISQIINEDRCHLNGLAMVDGQPGYVTACSRSDVVDGWRDRRKDGGVAIDIASNEIILTGLSMPHSPRFYQGKLWLLNSGTGEFGYVDLDLGKFEPITFCPGYARGLAFWQDYAIVGLSKPRSGDGTFSGLLLDDRLKEKDADARCGLLVIDLKTGTIVHWVRIEGTITELYDVGVLPGTEKPMALGFQTQEIEQLISLEPLSEINLVTGDKKGGDQKGDRASITKYTSKKNRISQKNRLKLSRFFLIFLSFKKLRLFYDLTYHPNFQLNLLSQCKFNIESESSLNHLLPENKPDISLLINQALTYHQQGQFAQAIPLYQQVLPAEPDNILVLTNYGKALQKVNCHQEAIDILRRAIKLNPNHAQLYFYLSQSLKVQGDIETAAECLQKAIQLQPYFWGAYNNLGTIFQQQGNLAEAAQCYAKALEYNPNFAQAQSNLASIWQLEGDLERAKAGLNRALQLEPNYVPALLNLAYIYKQQGPLPGAIDCYQQVLAQEPRPEAYYHLGEIFDYQVNIAGALACYQKVQELDPKNYNIEGAIAFTRLKICDWEDYESRTAEFIHSVQKYLNQETAYSPSPLALSSFPVPLALHRQFAESLSRATVAKMAKIKAGCNFAYPPNTDKLKIGYISPDFREHAVGKILKDMFSYCDRTRFEVYAYSTVDYNDAITETIRNGCDYFVNISAMTAETAARKINADGIHILIDLAGRTIGNGEEILALQPAQIQAHFLGYPDTMGADFIQYAIADSKLITPEIAQTYTEEIIYLPHAFFSSPMEISERMMTRAEFGIPEDAFVFCCFNSHYKITPDLFDLWMRILAQVSNSVLWLTGGSEILIANLRREAAKRGIDGNRLFFTEKLPNSEYLARYRLADLFLDTFIYNGGSTAISALYAGCPVLTRSGNTNASRMGASICAAAKLNSLICSSSQEYEKQAIYLANHPRSLGYYRRHLSKNRDQLPLFNVRGFVQTLENALWQMWETYTKAK; encoded by the coding sequence ATGCAATCAACCAGTCCATCTCTGACCAGCGATCGCGAGTTTATTCCTTGGGTACAGCAACAGAACATTAGCCTTGCTTTTACTACTTATCAAACCAATTGGTTAGCTTTTATCGGGGTTAATCCCGAAACTGGGGGAATTTATGCTTTTCAACGCCAATTTAATCGGGCGATGGGTTTGTATTGCACTCCCGATCGCCTTTATCTGAGTTCTAAGTATCAATTATGGCAGCTAGATAATGTATTGCAACCGGGGCAGTTTTATCAAGGTCGCGATCGCCTTTTTATTCCTAGAATTGCTTATACTACTGGGGATATTGATGTTCACGATGTGGCGGTGACAGAAACAGGTGAACTAATCTTTATCAGTACCTTGTTAAATTGTTTGGCGACAACGAGCGATCGCCATAGTTGTAAACCTTTATGGAAACCGCCATTTATTAGCCAAATTATTAATGAAGATCGCTGTCATTTGAATGGGTTGGCAATGGTGGACGGACAACCGGGTTATGTGACAGCTTGTAGTCGTTCTGATGTAGTAGATGGTTGGCGCGATCGCCGAAAAGACGGCGGTGTGGCGATCGATATTGCCAGTAATGAAATTATCCTCACTGGCTTAAGTATGCCTCATTCGCCAAGATTTTATCAAGGGAAATTATGGCTATTAAATTCTGGGACAGGAGAGTTTGGTTATGTGGATTTAGATTTAGGAAAATTTGAACCCATTACTTTTTGTCCTGGATATGCGCGAGGGTTAGCTTTTTGGCAAGATTATGCCATTGTGGGACTGTCTAAACCCCGTTCTGGGGATGGGACTTTTTCCGGTTTATTGTTAGATGACCGGCTAAAAGAAAAAGATGCCGATGCCCGTTGTGGGTTGCTGGTTATTGATTTAAAGACGGGGACAATTGTTCACTGGGTACGCATTGAAGGAACGATTACGGAGTTATATGATGTGGGGGTATTACCGGGGACAGAAAAACCGATGGCTTTGGGTTTTCAAACTCAGGAAATTGAGCAGTTAATTAGCCTGGAACCTCTGAGTGAGATTAACTTAGTTACTGGCGATAAAAAAGGCGGAGATCAAAAGGGCGATCGAGCGTCAATCACAAAATATACTTCAAAAAAAAACCGGATCAGCCAAAAAAATAGATTAAAATTATCTAGATTTTTTTTAATTTTTTTGTCTTTTAAAAAACTGCGGTTATTTTATGATTTAACTTATCATCCTAATTTTCAACTAAACCTGTTGTCTCAATGTAAATTTAATATTGAAAGTGAGTCAAGCTTAAACCACTTATTGCCAGAAAATAAGCCTGATATTTCATTACTAATAAACCAAGCTTTAACTTATCACCAGCAAGGACAATTTGCCCAAGCCATTCCTCTTTATCAGCAAGTTTTACCCGCCGAACCGGATAATATTTTAGTCCTAACTAATTATGGCAAAGCACTGCAAAAAGTGAACTGCCACCAAGAGGCAATTGACATTTTGCGTCGGGCAATTAAACTTAACCCCAACCATGCCCAATTATACTTTTACCTCAGTCAATCCCTGAAAGTTCAAGGAGACATAGAAACCGCTGCCGAATGTTTGCAAAAAGCCATTCAGTTACAGCCATACTTTTGGGGGGCTTACAATAACTTAGGGACTATTTTTCAACAGCAAGGCAACTTAGCTGAAGCTGCCCAATGTTATGCAAAAGCCCTAGAATATAACCCCAACTTTGCCCAAGCGCAGTCTAATTTAGCCAGTATTTGGCAACTGGAAGGGGACTTAGAACGCGCCAAAGCAGGCTTAAATCGCGCTTTACAACTTGAACCTAATTATGTTCCCGCCCTGTTAAATTTAGCCTATATTTACAAACAACAGGGACCCTTACCTGGGGCGATTGATTGTTATCAGCAAGTATTAGCCCAAGAACCTCGCCCAGAAGCTTATTATCACCTGGGGGAAATCTTCGATTATCAAGTTAATATAGCAGGGGCTTTAGCCTGTTATCAAAAAGTCCAGGAACTTGACCCGAAAAATTACAACATTGAAGGGGCGATCGCCTTTACGCGGTTAAAAATATGTGACTGGGAAGATTATGAATCGAGAACCGCAGAATTTATCCATTCGGTGCAAAAATATCTGAATCAAGAAACCGCATATAGTCCCAGTCCTCTTGCCCTCAGTAGTTTTCCAGTTCCCCTAGCATTACATCGACAATTTGCCGAATCATTGAGTCGGGCAACGGTGGCAAAAATGGCCAAAATTAAAGCAGGTTGCAATTTTGCATATCCCCCAAATACCGATAAGTTAAAAATTGGCTATATTTCCCCGGACTTTCGCGAACACGCGGTGGGGAAAATCCTTAAAGATATGTTTTCATATTGCGATCGCACTCGGTTTGAAGTATATGCTTATTCCACCGTTGATTATAATGATGCGATTACGGAAACTATTCGCAATGGGTGCGATTATTTTGTCAATATTTCTGCCATGACCGCCGAAACAGCCGCCCGGAAAATTAACGCTGACGGCATCCATATCTTAATCGATTTAGCCGGACGAACTATCGGCAATGGCGAAGAAATATTAGCCCTGCAACCGGCGCAGATTCAAGCCCATTTTTTAGGTTATCCTGATACAATGGGGGCGGATTTTATCCAATATGCGATCGCCGACTCTAAGTTAATCACTCCAGAAATTGCCCAAACTTACACCGAAGAAATTATCTATCTGCCCCATGCCTTCTTTTCCTCACCGATGGAAATATCTGAACGCATGATGACGCGGGCAGAATTTGGCATTCCCGAAGATGCTTTTGTCTTTTGTTGCTTCAACTCTCACTATAAAATTACCCCAGACCTATTTGATCTTTGGATGCGGATTTTAGCGCAAGTTTCTAATTCTGTCCTCTGGTTAACCGGAGGCAGCGAAATATTAATCGCCAACTTACGACGAGAGGCAGCAAAACGGGGAATAGACGGAAACCGCTTATTTTTTACGGAAAAATTACCCAACTCAGAATATTTAGCCCGTTATCGTTTAGCGGACTTATTCTTAGATACTTTTATCTATAATGGCGGTTCAACGGCCATTAGTGCATTATATGCCGGATGTCCAGTTTTGACGCGATCGGGAAATACCAATGCTTCCCGTATGGGGGCAAGTATTTGCGCGGCGGCTAAATTAAACTCCCTGATTTGTAGCAGCAGCCAAGAATACGAAAAACAGGCAATTTATCTAGCCAATCATCCGCGTTCTTTGGGCTATTACCGCCGCCACCTGAGCAAAAATCGCGACCAATTACCATTATTTAATGTACGCGGTTTTGTCCAAACCTTAGAAAATGCCTTGTGGCAAATGTGGGAGACTTATACTAAAGCTAAATAG
- a CDS encoding Uma2 family endonuclease: protein MSLTSLTVKHLEKLQTQLQNDLDDYQIELRDGEIIVMGPSDIVSSYIGAQLSFLLKLWASPRGLGLVFDSSGGFILPNADLTAPDVSYVSRERMPRTVRYFSETVPDLVVEIKSQSDQIAKLRQKIEMFLDQGVKVGILIDPDELTATLYRPNQQPISFTNGETLTIPELLPGWELHISDLWPPVFEE from the coding sequence ATGTCTTTGACGTCTTTGACAGTTAAGCACCTAGAAAAACTGCAAACACAACTCCAAAACGATTTGGATGATTACCAGATAGAATTGCGCGATGGAGAAATAATCGTCATGGGTCCATCAGATATTGTATCTAGCTATATTGGCGCACAGTTGAGCTTTCTGCTCAAACTTTGGGCATCACCTCGCGGATTGGGATTAGTCTTTGATTCCAGTGGCGGTTTTATTCTGCCCAACGCAGACTTAACCGCACCGGATGTTTCATACGTCTCCAGAGAACGGATGCCCCGTACCGTGCGTTATTTTAGCGAAACTGTCCCGGACTTAGTAGTAGAAATTAAATCTCAAAGCGATCAAATTGCCAAATTGCGCCAAAAAATTGAAATGTTTCTCGACCAAGGCGTAAAAGTTGGCATTTTAATTGACCCAGACGAATTAACTGCAACTCTTTATCGTCCCAACCAACAACCGATTTCATTTACCAACGGAGAAACTCTCACCATTCCTGAATTACTTCCGGGATGGGAATTACATATTTCTGACTTATGGCCGCCAGTATTTGAGGAGTAG